CCTAAAGATACAGAACAAGAATCATACAGCAAACCTGTGGGAAAAGGCTTCTGCAATCCTGAAGTTCAAGGGGGGAAAAATTGCCTCCTGATGTCAAAGCATAGCAATTCAATATGAGGCCAAGCCTCAACCATACAAGAAAGAAGACCTATAGAAGATGTAAAAAAGTTTGGCCAGAAATTTGATTGAGAAAGCAGGGCAAAATATAGGACCTATACAAAGCTATGAAAAGCTTAAAGCTCGTCACGCATATGCCGTTCCAATGGCACATCCAACAAGGGAACTGCATCCTCGTTCATCTGGGGAATATTTACACCATTTCCACCACCTCTAGGTAAAACCCCTGCTTCGTTTACCACACCACCTTTTACAGCATCCATAAGCGTCCTCTGCAACTTAAGCAGCCCAATACGCTTTGAAACAACATAAAGAACAGcaagggaaaaaagaagaaatccaACAACCATAATTATCCTGCCCATGGAAAGCCAAGCATTAGACTAGCAGATGCAGGTCAGAAGCAAAAGTGCAGAAACATTTTCTCCCCTACCTGTCAATGACATCCTGACGTTGCATTGTCGAAAGAAGGTTTCGAGTTCGCATTAGGAGTGAGCGGTGACCTCTGTACTCGCTCTCAGCCTTCCCTTATACTCCAGTTGATTCTTCTGCAGtattcaaaaattatattttgttaTTCAGCttcaacaagtacaaattcatgaaagaatAGACAGCTCCATATTTCCCAATATTATGATAAATAAAAGACTAGCTAATCTTGCAATAAAATGCCATGCAGCAGGATGAACAgagaaaatttcttccaatGCTCTTAGTAGAAAATCTTTGGATACATATCTCAGCCAAAAATGTAACGATCTAAATTCTTAAAAATAAATCTCCAGCGCAAGTATTTGAGGTGCATTATTAATCGTCTAGTTTTGAGATTAGAATACATCTCATCACCTCAACTTTATTAAACAACGAATATAGTATTTATATTGTGACCTTAATTAAGTAGTTATATCAGATATATGGAATAACCAAACAAAAGCATTCAGAAACATCAGTAttagaatttgaaatgagaatCACGCAGCAGACTAGCTGAAGAATTAAATGTCAATCATCTTCCCCAGCGAAACAAAGTTAATTTCTCCAGGCCCCAAATTAATGGAACTGCAAATGCCTACTTTTAGTCAACATGACAACATTCATTCTACATATCCAATCCAAGAATGACCCACAAAGAATGCTTGAGAAACTTGTGCATAAGAATAAAATAACAGCTAACTAGTATTATTTGCTTAGGAAAAAGGTAAAAAATAAGTATTTTGAGATAGAAGATACTAGTTCAAGAGCAAATATCTATATTAGGGAAAAAGAactcaccaaaagtcacaaGTGTGCTTGCACTTCGATCAACTTCCTGTAACATttactaatgaatgagaaactATCATATACACATCAGGAAAAGGAATAACAGAGACATATAGGTACTAACCTGGACCATCAGCTGACGGGTGCGTCGAAGGCTCTCAGTGATACTTTCAGCTGCAGATGTCATTCCTGCTTTTGTCCTAATAAGTAGTATGATAATATAGAACGTGTAAAGTCACATTCTTGATCAATAAGGATTCCTCTATCATTCCTAAAACCACAAGAGACAATCAAGTAAGGTTTTAGCAAAGCAGAAGCATATTAAACTTACTGTAGATTCCGCCTCCGAATGGTAGACTCTTCTCCACCTCCCAAAAGAAGCTCCCTCTGCAGTCAACCAACAATATGCAGTTTAAACACCTAACAAGCAGTGGAACCAACATAATGTAGAAAGCTCATTACCTCTTGTTGAGCAGTTTTTCTGATATTCTCCTTAGCTCTCAGATTAGCTTTTCTCAAACTTGATCTCAAGCTGCATTTCCAACAAAATAAATGTGTAACATATCACCATGTAGATATTCCTCACAGATATGTAATGTAGTCATGTGTTAACATAAACACATCTCTttgaatcaatcattcataACAACAAAAGTCACAAGAAGACTTCTGCCAACAATTTCTGGAGTTGACATAATCTTAGTCTGTGGGCATGTAGCCATTCTCTCACTCACTCACACATACGCGCGCGCGCGCACAcacattctctctctctctcacaacATCATATATGAGTACAGGCTATATATATgctcaaaacaaaatttttctttgtgTGCCATACCCAGCAGCCAAAAGAAACGACAAGTAGAAAGACTTAAACTTTGTAAAGATTTATGACATGAAACAAAACTATAAACCCCAGAGTGAATCTACAATGAAAACTTCTAGTTCTTGACATGACATTGATTTAAGTTCCTGAAAATAAATGGTCAAGAATTCATCATGTGACCTTTTATAACACTTCCAGATCAACCAATTTTAACACAAATCTCTGATTTCAATAAATTTATCAGCAAACCTAAAAAGATTTCCGCATTTCAATCATCTAAACATCTTAAGCAGTTAAACTATCCCAAGAAATGCCTATGAATGTCCACAAACTGGTTGCATATATCATCAAAATTTTCACATGTATCTACGAGCCTTCCAATCCCATGTCATAATTTAAAATACAGTAAtacacattaaaaaaaaacagcacAATGCTTGTCTTATCAGAATATAAAGTTTCCATTTTTCAATTCAGTAAGTCACCTACATTTTACACTTAAAGAAGCtccagaaaaaaaatttaaaaaaaaaacacagttAAATATTAATATTAAACAGAAAAGGGTGCCCCTAAAATTTGttaacatgaaaaaaaaatgaataaagcgGGGTACCTTTCGATTCGCTTCTGCCAAGAATTAGCCAAATCTTGAGCCTGTTGAACTTGATCATCAGAGGGAAGTTGAGGGGCTAAGAGatcaagcttaaaatggagcgACTGCAGAAGATTCAAACCATCTTGAGCAAGCCCATTTAATCTTGGTAATGAATTTTTACTCTGATGGtgctcttcttcttctactgATGAGGATGATAATTTTTGGCTGGATTTTCCATAATCTTCAAttgatttaatattttttgaaagcTGTTCTTCTGTTTCTCGAAATTCTTTCTTCACCTTCTCCACTTCCTCTACCACTGGGTCCATGTCGTTTTTCATGCTCTTGGCGGGTCGTTTTGAGGTCGAAGATTGGAGGTTACGGTGGGATTTTTGTAAAAGAAACTGGAAGGAGGAAGGAATAGAAAAGGGAGCCGGTTTTTGAAGTAAGGACGGTTTGCACCGGTTGGACCGGCTGAGATATGACAGTGGGATGGTTCGACCAATTTTTATGCAGTAACGCCTTAATTACCTTCATTAAGGTGGAAAAAAGTCCTTATTTTTAAGTTGAAACACACTAATTTGAAACATGAGTGTATTTGAGTTGAAGATTATTCTGAAAATTCTACGAAATATTTTTTTGAcgtgatatatatgaaataaaacaataatttaaaaaaaaagataatgtaAAAAGGCGTTTGAAAAATCTCaatgatttttttattataattttttttttttgcaaataatgTGCAGTCCCAAAGTTTTCCATTTGCAACTTATAAAAATTAAGCTGGTTGTAGATAGATTTGATGATATCTTATTATGATTTGATTTATATCTTAAATGATAAAAGTTATGGAAAAATGTAATCCATTTGTGTCTGTTGAACCAAAATGTAGTCATTTTCGGTTCTCTATCAGTCTATTTAGACTTTAACATTCCAATAGTGGTCAATAACCAAAAGACAGCCTTTTTGTATTCTGTTTTTGTATTCATGATCCTCCACTGCTAagaatttctattttttaaataaCTATAAATTCGAAAAATGCTCCTTTTATCACAAGGCAAATGAGAAACATCCTTGAATTAAAAGCTAGCTCTGTTGGATCCTTAACTGGAAATAAAAGGCATAAATAGAACATTTATGGTCATTGTGAATAAGTGTAAAAATGATTGCCTGATCCAACAGGTCAATCAAAGATGGCATATGAAACTGTGGAAAAAAGGAACAACTTGATGTATTATTAATCAGTAGGCTAAAGACAGTTGAATCAATACATTGATATTCCATCATGAGAACAAGACTCCTCAAGTCTGAAATGGAAAAGAACACTACTGCAATTTGGATTCTAATATGGACTACTATCTAATAAACTTTGAAGAGCTTACAAATTGAAACTGCACAAGATAAGAGTATCTTTATGAATTTCTCTTAAACCCCAACTTGAAAAAGAAACTATTGCTACGCAACTGTGCAGAAAAGATTGGAACTTTAATCACTCAGAAAACGTTATTCTTGATAGCTAGACTATCTGAAGTAAGAAAGCAACAAATCTCGAGCTCAGAAAGCTGTCAATTTGTAGTAGCAACTCTTTCCAGTAAGAAGAATCTGATAGCCTTTGCCGCAGGGACACTTGAAATGGAGAATCAGACACTCCCCATTTCTCTCCACCCAAACAGCTTCTTCGCAAGGTCCTCCTTCACTTCCGGCAACTTGGCACACTTCAGAATTATCCTGTGCAAACTTCAGAGTTCAGAAATGGCACACAATTGATCAACTGGAAATTAAATTTAGAGTTACAACTAAACAAAGATTATCAGAGGAAGAACCGCAACAAAGAAGCAGACACCTAAAAACTGCACCATCAGAACAAATGAAAATTCAAGAAAGataaggggaaaaaagaaaatgggaaaatgtCATAAGATTGATTTAGAActaaattaaaactaccaacaAGGGACTACAACAAgaaactcaaaaaataaaaaaaaaattcagattccAACACGGATTCAAGAAAAACTAGCAAAAAGTATGATGAAAACATAGGATTTGATAGAAGGTATAGTGAATGATTGATTGTCGGACCTTTGAAAGATCGTCATTATCTTCAGAATCAGAGCAGCTATCCTCTTCACCTTCCTTTATGACTTCATTCCACCATTGTCTCATTTCTCTCAGCCTATCCTTCATTCTTTTCAGCCTCTGTATAttcaacaaaagaagaataattGGTGGGGTAAAATACGCCCAGAAGATTGGCGGAAGTCTTGGGTAGAATCAAAGGTAAAGAACCCAGAAAATACCTTGGTATTAGGAGTCTCTTCTTTCAAATTCAGGCCAGCCTCTCCAGCACTTGGTGACCACGTGACTTTTCTTGCTGCTGGAGGCCGAGGCGGTGTGGTGGTTGTCACCACCTGATAAGAAGCTGAAGTGGGATCAGAGATTGTACGGTAAAGAGGACCAGATGGCGAAGTAGCCACAGGATTGACCATAGAACTCTCCGGCAACTGGTTATTCAACAAACTGCCCAAAGAAATTTGAGCTTGATCAGAGAGATTGCTGGCTCCGGGAGAGTTGATTAGATCGGAAATAGTCCGGCGAAGAGCAGGGGACGAtaaggatgatgatgatgcatTAGAGAAAGTGGCCGGAAGTGGGAGTTTACTGAAGCCAAGAATGCAGCGGTCGCCAGAAAACGTGGTGGTGGAGGAAGATGGAGGTAGAAGTGTGGCCCTCTTGGAAGAGGGTTCTTGGAGGGAAGACCAAGATGAAGGGGACTGTCTCTTGGTTGAGCCGCATTTGTTGCAGGGGTccatggaggaggaggaggagaagagtGGGGCAGCAGCGGTGGTGACGGTGGATTGGTTGTTGCCGGGGTTGCCTGTCGTGGCGGAGTTGAGGTGGAGCTTGGCTAGGAGATTGAGAGCGGTGGCGTCAATTGCAGTGTTTTCTTGGTGATGGGAGAATTCTTGGGAGAAACCAGAATCTTGATTAGCCATTTCTGTTCAGCTCTGTTTCTCTTTAATAACTGTCAATAACTGTTTTTTCAAAAGACTTGGCGGGGTATTATACTGTGAGGCTGATTGGGATATATAAAAGGAGTTGTATAGggattttttcttgttctttttttattattattataaatttgtGGGAATTTGTTGCTGCTAGTTGCTaaacagaagaagaaaaaggccaTATGGGAAAAGGAGAGATTATTAAAGGTTGCGAAATGGCTAACTTCCATTAGGCCAGTCTACTCTTCTTTGCTTATCCAGGTCATATTACCGACTGGTGTCTACCATGGATCATCGTCATGGAACAGAATCCAAGGGGTCCTATTCTCTCCATAGATCTCTCTCACTATCATAACCCTATGCCATTCGGACGGCAACGGCCGATTCTTCACCATATGCTCGAGATAGTTGGTGATCAACTCTTCGTCAGTTGGACAGAACCGAACTCCAAACGCAAAACAGCTCATCTTGTTAAGATCTCTCAAATGCTTTCTTGATGCGAATTTGTTTCCTAAGATTGTTTTGTCAGTTGTTCTGCCTTCTAATAGAAGGTTTTGTTGGTCTTTTCTCGGGTTCATTCGAGGCTTCTCAAGAACAAAGTGAGGAAATTTGTTGCATGCAATTAGTAGAGGTCAGAGAGGACTTTCCAAATATCGGTTATCCTCGAGAATGTTACTTTCGTTTTCTCGACTTTGTCAATCGTATGTCTGCAAATTAGTTTTCTAACTGCTGTCTGTAACAGAAACCTTCATGTGCGTACCTTCATAGAATTCGGTCTGTGCAACAAGCACACAGACAATCGTCCTCTTTTTAAGTAATATATATATGATTAAACTCAATCCAGGGGGTTGATCTTATACACGCACAAGCCATAGTATCACATAGAAAACGATAGCAGATGATGTATTGGCTCATAATGTTGATCTTTAAACTTTTACAAAATTCAAAGCTGTCAGACAACAGTTCCATTCTTCCCGAGTTCTCGCTGTCTGGCACGTTCCATCTTCCTCTTACGCCATTCCTCTAGAGCTGTAGAAACcaagaacaaaggaaaaaaaaaatcctttcagTTCAATACCAATGTCAGCCTCAGTAGATGATTAACATATTCTGAATTACTGACTCTATTATGACCAATCAACCTGTTCATAAATCCCTCTCAAGAACCTGCATATAACATAATGTTGTGCAGAAGCACATCTGACATTGACTACAGCTCAGCATCTCTCTAAGAAGTTCTCCATTGGTTTAAGCGGTATTTGAAATGTAAAGCAACACTATCAAAGATTGCATATACATACTTCAACTTCAAGGatgaggaaggaaaaaaaaaaggcttgaaATTCAAGTTCTACATGGTGACCATGATGGAGAATATTGTGAATATCAATGCCTTATggttaaaggaaaaaaaattttgtctaCTGcctgaattttgatttaaacaTGCAGCAACTTTAAGTGACATGTCTAGTAAGAATTACACTTTACAAGGAACACATAATTAAGCTGCCAGATGAACTAAGACCGATGTGCAATAAAACTATCAGTCGTCGATATGAGAACCAGCTCCCAGAACATATTTCTTAAATATTAGTCAATAAACGTTCTTGACAACTTATAATTAAATACAATGTAGTGAGCCAACCACAAAAAAACTTCATGCACTAATAAAACTATAATCTAGGATTATTAAGTTTCACACAAATAAAAAGTACTTGTCATGCCAAATTTAGTAAAAAGTCCTTCATGAGAACCTTTTTATTGGTGCAATTTCAACGTCTGTGAATTAAACAAAGAATGTTTCCAAATATTTCTCATCTGTAACCAATACATTTAGCTGAAAATGAATAAGAAGCTGTACCCGGCTCCATGACTATTTTATACTGAAATAAACAATTAATGTTGTATGAGTAATGATTGGTAAA
This Coffea arabica cultivar ET-39 chromosome 3e, Coffea Arabica ET-39 HiFi, whole genome shotgun sequence DNA region includes the following protein-coding sequences:
- the LOC113736495 gene encoding uncharacterized protein; the encoded protein is MANQDSGFSQEFSHHQENTAIDATALNLLAKLHLNSATTGNPGNNQSTVTTAAAPLFSSSSSMDPCNKCGSTKRQSPSSWSSLQEPSSKRATLLPPSSSTTTFSGDRCILGFSKLPLPATFSNASSSSLSSPALRRTISDLINSPGASNLSDQAQISLGSLLNNQLPESSMVNPVATSPSGPLYRTISDPTSASYQVVTTTTPPRPPAARKVTWSPSAGEAGLNLKEETPNTKRLKRMKDRLREMRQWWNEVIKEGEEDSCSDSEDNDDLSKDNSEVCQVAGSEGGPCEEAVWVERNGECLILHFKCPCGKGYQILLTGKSCYYKLTAF